A section of the Ogataea parapolymorpha DL-1 chromosome II, whole genome shotgun sequence genome encodes:
- a CDS encoding PX domain-containing protein YPT35 produces MSDEHTHLDQNLGELTKLVPHPITLQNNSNEQLFASDSVWCANCTIAEPTIIQGINGGKYALWTIEFETVRGARFKIRKRYNDFDELRNKLEKYTGKTELPKFPPRSGLFQDRFDPAFLESRRKSLEYWLSSVVLNPAICCRKEVKEFVLGKKLISEN; encoded by the coding sequence ATGTCAGATGAGCACACTCATTTGGACCAGAATTTGGGCGAACTGACAAAATTGGTGCCTCATCCAATTACACTGCAAAACAACTccaacgagcagctgtttgctAGCGATTCGGTCTGGTGCGCAAACTGTACGATTGCAGAGCCAACAATAATTCAAGGAATAAACGGAGGGAAGTATGCGTTGTGGACAATCGAGTTCGAGACGGTGCGAGGTGCTCGGTTCAAGATCCGCAAACGATATAACgattttgacgagctgaGAAacaagctcgaaaagtACACGGGAAAAACGGAACTGCCCAAGTTTCCTCCACGATCCGGCCTGTTTCAGGACAGATTCGATCCTGCGTTTCTGGAGAGTCGTCGCAAATCTCTGGAATACTGGCTGAGCAGCGTGGTTTTGAATCCAGCCATCTGCTGTCGAAAAGAGGTGAAGGAGTTTGTTCTGggcaaaaaattgattaGCGAAAACTGA
- a CDS encoding Mitogen-activated protein kinase-binding protein 1 — protein MSELTIEKIYGTSSETPAQFVAQDDYIAYTASGGVVVCKVDKELKVQWQKFFCANNVLVAPKTSKVDEYGFPLGGDPELISRDGSLTAEESRDNLYESPSARTLKIRKSDDTGSSPLANKVRSINCIAISPDKKLLAVGEVGYQPRILVYSLARNCSCRPSYIIQEHQFGINSLCFSTDSKRLCSLGLVNDGFLIVWKFTNKRFVFRGSNKCSSIVNKLFWHDDHIITIGLRHIKVWREDVARAGTILKGRNVLLKNFLNSNFIDIDCLNFSELIVMSDQGDLGIINLDDESIVLRKIYQLPSDTNQFKIDHIHEDVIIGGKELNIIPLNEVFTAPINDTIRPTPSSPTKIVKRSGIMALQPLFDFKTLVYLQDEQILYVDLLETGSPKVLISSLASKLNGLKRCFNGEILLWTKDGIVKRLENKEFVLLHSITLPPGDLLDNALSALDCSSQDLVLGDRFGTLVFLQKREDFIKGYRESIRVRAHESSINDIVMFTIAEYAFAASCSRDRTIQLFMKKGSDGWALFQTLTVHKGNVIKMLFTKNMLIALSSDRTLSVHKLEIKDEGPVLVQEKIISIKTSAMTFGVTPEELVVATNDKNIIIYSLTTFEYLRSMKLFNKNFDPLQVDNFEIHDGLMFTSSPDKCIRLFQFKDGKLLSSQWGHSETIIGLLFDSNSKTVMTASHDGCMFSWTLGSGISGSDSLFSSPLTSSNTQDLVSPPKVVRKIVSRPDLTPMKPSVQNKPSKSPSTVLPAAKLSANDSPTFTRTPSVCSAKQARSASSRSDVSPTSNVRSRLAGMRLDKPKPESASDIADKIVMDLRRLQARLLDEDEIDPSVADRMRVQMNNTMKLLPGHDENLLDQYGSVLVNKLVDALRKERDKENLENV, from the coding sequence ATGAGCGAGCTCACCAtagaaaaaatatacgGCACGTCGTCCGAGACTCCAGCCCAATTTGTTGCGCAGGATGATTATATTGCGTACACTGCCAGCGGCGGCGTTGTGGTGTGCAAAGTCGACAAAGAATTGAAGGTACAGTGGCAGAAGTTCTTTTGTGCCAATAATGTGCTGGTAGCACCAAAAACAAGCAAAGTCGATGAGTACGGGTTTCCGCTTGGTGGAGACCCGGAACTGATTTCCCGTGATGGCTCTCTGACCGCTGAGGAGTCAAGAGATAATCTGTACGAGTCTCCTAGCGCCCGAACTCTCAAGATACGCAAGTCTGACGATACCGGTTCGTCCCCTCTGGCCAACAAAGTGAGGTCTATCAACTGCATTGCCATTTCTCCCGATAAGAAGCTGCTTGCTGTGGGAGAAGTTGGCTATCAGCCGCGGATCCTGGTGTATTCTCTTGCAAGAAACTGTTCGTGCCGTCCAAGTTACATCATTCAGGAACACCAGTTTGGAATCAACTCGCTTTGTTTCTCCACAGACTCTAAAAGGCTGTGCTCGCTGGGATTGGTGAATGACGGGTTCTTGATCGTGTGGAAGTTCACTAATAAACGCTTTGTGTTCAGGGGAAGTAACAAGTGCTCCTCGATCGTCAACAAGCTATTCTGGCACGATGACCATATCATCACCATCGGACTGCGCCACATTAAGGTCTGGAGAGAGGATGTGGCCCGGGCGGGCACTATTTTAAAGGGAAGAAATGTGCTGTTGAAGAACTTCCTCAATTCGAACTTCATTGACATTGACTGTCTCAACTTCTCGGAGCTCATTGTGATGTCTGATCAAGGCGATCTCGGAATCATTAActtggacgacgagtccaTTGTTCTCCGCAAAATATACCAATTGCCATCAGACACCAATCAGTTCAAAATCGACCATATCCACGAGGACGTGATAATAGGCGgcaaggagctcaacatTATACCCTTGAACGAGGTGTTTACCGCTCCTATCAATGATACCATCCGTCCAACTCCAAGTTCACCAACCAAAATTGTCAAGCGGTCGGGAATAATGGCATTGCAACCGTTGTTCGATTTCAAGACCCTGGTATATCTGCAAGACGAACAAATTCTTTACGTGGACTTGTTGGAGACAGGAAGTCCAAAAgttttgatcagctcgcTGGCTTCGAAACTGAACGGATTGAAGCGCTGTTTCAACGGTGAAATACTTCTCTGGACCAAAGATGGTATAGTGAAACGGTTGGAAAATAAAGAGTTTGTCTTGCTTCATTCTATCACTCTGCCTCCTGGAGACTTGCTTGATAATGCGCTGAGCGCTTTAGATTGCAGCAGTCAGGATCTTGTACTAGGTGATAGGTTTGGCACCCTGGTCTTCctgcaaaaaagagaagacTTCATCAAAGGGTACAGAGAATCAATAAGAGTGCGTGCCCATGAGTCCAGCATCAATGACATCGTAATGTTCACGATAGCGGAGTATGCATTTGCCGCATCCTGTTCCCGCGACAGAACCATTCAGTTATTCATGAAGAAAGGGTCAGACGGCTGGGCATTGTTCCAAACCCTGACTGTCCACAAAGGAAATGTTATTAAGATGCTAtttacaaaaaatatgCTTATTGCATTGTCATCTGACCGCACTCTTTCtgtccacaagcttgaaaTCAAGGATGAAGGCCCTGTTCTTGTTCaggagaaaatcatctCTATCAAGACTTCAGCTATGACGTTTGGTGTCACCCCTGAGGAGCTGGTTGTTGCCACAAATGACAAAAACATAATTATTTACAGCCTGACCACATTTGAATATCTCAGGTCCATGAAActgttcaacaagaatTTTGACCCACTTCAGGTGGACAACTTCGAGATTCACGATGGCCTGATGTTCACCTCGTCTCCTGACAAATGTATCCGTTTATTTCAGTTCAAAGATGGAAAATTGCTGAGCTCCCAATGGGGCCATTCCGAGACAATCATCGGTTTGCTATTTGACAGCAATTCGAAAACTGTTATGACTGCAAGCCACGACGGATGCATGTTCAGCTGGACGCTCGGCAGTGGGATCTCGGGCTCTGACTCGCTGTTTTCATCGCCGCTTACATCCAGCAACACTCAAGATCTTGTGTCGCCGCCTAAGGTTGTGAGGAAGATTGTTTCCAGACCGGATCTGACCCCTATGAAACCCAGCGTTCAGAACAAACCGTCCAAATCGCCTTCCACAGTGCTGCCTGCTGCCAAGCTATCAGCCAACGACTCGCCAACTTTCACCCGCACTCCCTCTGTGTGCTCCGCCAAACAAGCTCGCTCCGCCTCCTCGCGCTCAGATGTCTCACCCACTTCCAACGTACGCTCTCGTTTGGCCGGGATGAGACTGGACAAGCCCAAGCCCGAATCTGCATCAGACATAGCCGACAAGATCGTGATGGACTTGCGCAGGCTGCAAGCGAGACTccttgacgaggacgagatcgacccTTCTGTGGCCGACCGTATGCGCGTTCAAATGAACAACACCATGAAACTGCTTCCTGGCCATGACGAAAATCTCCTGGATCAGTATGGCTCAGTGTTGgtcaacaagctggtggatgCACTTAGAAAGGAGCGCGACAAGGAGAACTTGGAGAATGTATAG